The Ziziphus jujuba cultivar Dongzao chromosome 5, ASM3175591v1 genome segment GTGGTTAATCTTGCTTGGCTTTTATAAGTTTAGTTGGTCCTAATGATTTTAGTGTTAGTTCTCTGAGATATTTGTCAATTTAATTTGGTTCAGCATTGTGCGGTCTTCTCTTGATGATCTTTCCTCTACCCAAAATGGAAGTCAGGAACAAATTGCTGAGCATAAGGATTCTGGTAACATGAAAAGCAGCATTAGTGTAAGCAAAAAAATCCATACGTGGTcgtgaatcttttttttttttgcaatttgccagattttctctctccttagTCTTGTAAAATTATTTCTTGCTCTTACATAGGTAACATGTGTTATCGATTTTGGCAGGACCAAATTTCTTCGCCGGTTAGCATGGAAGAAATTTCTATTGCACCTGAAAATGGTATATCTGATTTCTCCCACGCTACCATTTCTCCAGTAACGAAAAGTTGCAGATCCTTGAAAGCTGGAGAGAAAGCGCAACCTGAAGTCATTAAATTGTGGAAAGAAAACGGTTTTACTAGGTGTCTAAAGCTATTCAGCATTAgatgattttattttagtttatttcatttttgagAACAAGTTGATAATTAATTGAGATCCTTTGTGCAGCCTAATAATTGCTGCACCAGACCTGAACACTTGGCGTTTAGTTAAAGATCTCTTGCCGCTTTTGTCAAATTCAGCTCCTTTTGCAATTTATCACCAGCATCTTCAGGTCACTTAACTTTAAAATGTTTACCACCAAAAGTCATCCCATATTTTTGTtgcattcctattttatttgcttaattccTCTAGGAATTTTGCATTTTAACTATTTCATTGTTGCTTTGTTGGGTTGGTCGGTtggttgtttgtttgttttttttttttttttttttttttttttagcctgcaatctctctctttctaccTCTCTTCACTTTGATATATGTTttggatggaatttggtgttttctaattcaattactattatgttttaaatGCAGCCTCTTGCTATATGCATGCACAAACTACAGATCGAGAAAATGGCAATTGGATTGCAAATTTCAGAACCTTGGTTGCGAGAATATCAGGTTTGTGATCTTTGCTCTTTTGCTTTTGGCTGATAAAATGTTCTCTGCATTAGGTTAGAGGTGTTTAAGCTCAAATAACCGTAGTTAAAATTGCTGAGATCTGCTGGTTCATTATTTGGAAGAAATTAGTTACCTTAATTTGGATGCTGCTGTTTTTGCAAATGTTTTCTTGTTCACTTGGTTTACATATAATGGACGTGTCAAAGGTTAATGATTGTCTCGTCATTTAACTGCACTGGCTACGATAAGTAATGAACAATTTCATCACCATGTTTAGTGGGTTGAGTAAATTGATCTATCAAAAGGCAACTATTTGTTGtgtctctctttttctctcgtGTAGTCTCTGAATCTTTCGTTCTTGAGAAGTGAGCACAATATATTACAGCGAAATagtaaatgaaattaatttgttcaaatttgATGCAGATCCTTCCATCAAGAACCCATCCGTGCATGCAGATGAGTGCATTTGGTGGCTACATTCTCAGTGGAATCAAGATTAATAGCAGCAACTAATTTCATCTTCAAAGGCAATAAAATTTGCAGTGTGTGTCCAGTCGTCCATGTTGTTTTGTAAGCAAAATAACTGGCGtatgtattttatgtttttcattttcaatttattcagtGAACCTTCAAGTCctgcaacttaaaaaaaaaaaaaaaaaaatcaatgtggGGTTGTAATCTGGTTTCATTGTAACATATTTATTTGTGccaaattattttatctaataaGATAATGGTAGTTCAAGATGCTCCTTTGCAGTGGGAGTTAtctatccctctctctctgCGAGGTGTTGGGGGTCTCACTAGGTGTTAAgggaaataaatatttttacaaccATATTTTAACGTACGCATAGGCTTTGGAACACCATGAGATCCATAGcctattttcaaataaatgagTATTTACAcatgaattataataataaatttaataaagataatatcaaaactactttttttttttaaattattgaaaaattgaaGAAGTATTAGCTCTGGCACTTTTGAAAACTTGAGCATGATGCTTACAGAATGATACTGTCAAGTACTTACATTGTAACTTATACAGATAAATAACTGGTCATTGCAGATAAAAAGGACAGGTACatttaccacaaaaaaaaaaaaaaaattatatatatatatatacacgaaaaTTTTACGGTGAtccgcatgagaaccgcagtattagtgacgattttatatatatatatatatatatataaactttagaccatgaaaaagaaaatatgaaaaccCAAACTCTACACGATCCTTccagggatttttttttttttttgggatagcaaaaaaatataaaatcggTAGAGGTAGAGGAAACGAAAAATAAATGATGGAATttcaaatagattttttttttccttaaataaatGTCATGAGCTaccagttttatttttattttgtatttttattattttttggggttgAAAAAAGCTAAAGGCATAATTatccatttattatttataattgattGATAGGCGGGTGGCTTTAAAGCTTAGGCTTCATACATAAGGCACACAACTTTCCCTCCAACACTCAAATACCTCAGAAGGCTCAAACCAAACCCCGCTCAAAACCGAACACTGAAACTGGTTTGATTGTTGTTTTGTGAGGTTTTGCAATTTGATTTGTTGTTCCTCTACTTTCCATGGCTATCAaaacctctctctctttccctcctTCTGGTTCTCGTTGTCGTTGTCGTTGTCGTCGTTGTTCACCTTCTCCTCCTATTTCTTCTATTTGGAGGCCTCGGCTTAATAAATACCCTCCCCACTTTTTCACTCTTCCTTCCACCGCCTCCGGTATTCCTCAACAATCTGTCTCTCTGTTTCCTCAGCTTGATGTGagtttccctttctttttttcttatcttcttgtttcttagctctgtctctctgtctgttttttcttttcttttttgttgatatatttgaattatgtGAATGTCAGGTATTTTGATCGCTCATACTCTATATTGTCTTCTCAATTTGTATGTAATTGTTCTATGCAGTATCTCCACACTAGGTTCATTCAGTTTGTTTATCACTCTGTTTCCTGAACATGTCTGAGGATTTGAATTTcgaatttattttaatttgtatatcTACATTATTAGAAAGGCACTAAGCTTTGTTTCTCTCAGAGATTCACTTTATTTCTCATGATTGAATTTTTTATCGTTGCACTGAATGCATTTTTTGTGACTTGATTCCATCGACCTTTGTTGAGCTATGAAATTACAGGCTGCTCTTTTCCTCAAATATGATACAACTGTAAAATTGTGATAATCCCACATTTGTcattgtgcttttttttttcttttcttttttaatatcatttatagCACACATAGTTTGTACTTTCCCCCATACCACCTCGTCACAGTATCTTTATAATATAATCTATGCAGTTGAATCAAGCAAATGAAATATATGAGAATGGGGCCCAATTCGGCGGGCAGagcaaagaaattaataatcctGTTCTTGAACCAGAACCCTGTGGAAGTATAATGTACAatgctaaattaaaaattccaaaatctaCCAAATCTGAGATTCAAGGATCGACTGGCGACTCTCTTAAGGGCCTCAATCAAGGTGTTAGTGGCCGGTATGACAGTTCTTTAGGTAAGTTTACAGTATAACTTATGTTTTTTTGTTCCAAAGCTTAAAAGGCTTACTTATTCTAGGCATTCATTTGATATGTGTGGTTGGATAAAAGGTGGTAAAATGTTGTTCCCAGGCTTGTTAACCAAGAAATTTATCAGCTTGATTCAGGAGGCTGAGGATGGAACCCTGGATCTGAACCATTCTGCAAATGTGTTAGgggtatatataaaaatgctcTGAGAAACGTAGTCCTGTGCAACAAGTCAAACTACACTCAATGGCATGTCTCAGTTCTCTTATCGTATTGTTCTTGCAGGTTCAGAAAAGGAGGATATATGATATTACAAATGTTCTTGAAGGAATACGATTGATAGAGAAGACTTCCAAGAGCCATATACGTTGGAAGTAATAATACTTATGTTTGtaattatatgtatgtaattTGGTGGGTTATGGTTTGATTTGACATGACTGTTAAATCTTGTAAATAGGAGATCTGAAGCGTCTGGTCTTCAGAGGGTGGACGACCGAGGTGCTATACAAGAATTGCAGGTAAAAGGTCAATGATTTTTAGTGTTAATTGATTATCATTAGCTTTATATAGGTTTCTTTGTTTCTGCATTTGTGATTGTATGAATTGATTTCCTTATAGCACAATAAGCATCTCAACTTAAATGGAAAGCCTTGTGATGCACTTATTTGTGTTAATTTCGTATCATGTTGCTTTTTTTATATAGGCCAACTTCAAAAGACTTTCAAAATAAACATGCGTATTTATGTTCCTTGCAAATAGTAACGGGTCTTATCTTATCCAATTTCAAAGATTCTAGACATTGAGCTGTAAATTGACTTTCTCTGCTGAAAAAGATTACTGGACCTGAAGTTATTCAGCAGAGCTATGCAATGTCCATGTTAACCATCTACAGGATCTTCTGGTTGGGATCTGTACTTATTTATTAACCAACACTTGACTTCGAGTTAGAAAACATATCAGATTAGGATCTCCAAAATAATCATGAAGAGCTCATTAAATAATCTAATCAAACAATGAAgaagactctctctctctctctctctctctctctcactctctctctctctctctctctctctctctctctctctaattagTTGTATTAAGTGAGGATCAAAATCAAAAGATTAACTTGTTCAGAAGTGGACTAGTTATGTGCAACAGATTAACCCAGGCATACATTTTACAAATTAcaatattttgcttttgtttcagGCTGAAGTTGAAGGTCTATATGCTGAAGAATATAGAATGGATGAAACTATAAAGTCGGTTAACTAAGATTTGAGCGAGAATTTCTGACATTCGACCTCTCTTGTGTATTGAGCtgtcatcatttttttttttttttttttttttttttaaaatttcagggAAAAGCAAGATCTTATAAGGGCTCTGGCGGAAGATGAAAACTTCAAAAAGTAAGTTCTGAGATTCCATGAGATTTTCTCcctgtagattttttttttgatcttttATTCGTTATCTTCATATTGCCTGCTGTACTTTAGGAAGTTATATCTGACGGCGGAAGACATTTTGACTCTCCCATGCTTCCAGGTAGTTTTCATCTGGATGTTGGAGATTTTAATTCAGCATACGCTTATTCAATGACTCATTAATCTCAATATTTCATCATCACTATTGTTGTCACAGGATGAAACAGTTATTGCAATAAAAGCTCCTCGTACTAGTTATATCGAAGTTCCTGGTCCTGACCAGGTACGTAGCATGGATAAATGTGGTCTGTGAATTTCGATAATTTTGTAGTCTCTGCATTGTTGTTTGGTTGAATGAGCAGGATAATGAATCTTCCGGGGAATATAAAATGATTGTCCGAAGTCACATGGGACCGATTGATTTGTACCTCCTGAGCTGTGTTTTTTGCTTTAGCTGCATGGATATTCACATGGTTCCCATCCTCTTTAACTTTTCCATACTTGTcacttttgttttcaaattttgtcaGTTTGATGGCCTTGGGATGATCATGGAACCTTTATCCTAATTTTGTCTATTTTATGCTTTTCCATGCATGTATACATTTTTGTAACATCTATACTCTTGATCATTTGTAGGAAATACCACTCGTCAGAACAACAGGGTGATCAAAATTTCTCTCTTGGGAGTCTCAACTCAACGGCCATAAAGGAATTTGGTATTCAGAAGATTGTTCCTCCGAACTACAATGTGTGTTAATCCCCAAAACCTTTgggtttttattcatttatttatatttttcggTCGTTTAGGAAACATAACCCATctgcatattatatatacatggtatatatatagaaaagcaTAACTGATCGGTGCATATTATCCTTGAATGTGCAGGTTAATGATGATTATTGGTTTCGGTCAAATCCTGAAATCTGCATTACAGATCTGTGGGGTAAAGAGTAGTTTATCAATCCAATTCCTTCGAAACATCATTTGTCCTCATTCCTACATTTGTAATTGGTATTAGGATAGATTGAAGGCCTTTTGTTCAAGAAAATtacaatcaaaattttttatttatagtcgtatcctttttcttttcttttttttccttttgtttttttttttttcttttttttgtagagaattgaaattttattcattacttcaactttatattttttattctttaaaaaagattttgaacaaaaaaaccTCGACTGtatatctcttttttcttcctAAAATCCTGCGAATTAATAATAAGTTATGGTTTCAGTTTTTTAAGGACAGTGAAACAATAgcgtatatatattttttcaaataggtGGCATTATGTAGTCGGATTACCATGAGATGTTTGAGAATGGAGATTCAAACCTGCAAAGTGCTCACCATGGAGCATAGGTCTGACCCAACACGCAGTCACAAAAAAGGTAATGGGTTATGAATTCTTCAACTCCTACTTTTATATTAAACTTCAGATTATTTTGTCCAACGATAATATAATAGGGCCGTATCTAGGCACCCATCTTTTATTAAATGCATTTCGTAATGTAAAAGCAGTAACATAATTTGTTTACTTAATCGCGAAATCGTTTTCTTCAAAACTCTGCAAATCATTGTAGTTTCACCCGATTTCACCTAATTTCAGTAGTCCCCAACGAAACTATACTATTTTAGGAATTAACTTGGGAACAAACTACgatgtccaaaaaataaagcaaaaaatagAATTGAAACTAGAGTataacaaatttacaataatgTCTCGATCAACATTTGCATACCCATATGGCATTGTCCACCTACTTTGTGAACTAAAATTTGGCAAAGAACCATATCAACGATTTGATGCAGAACGTGTTTTCCTCAACCTTCCACGTGTAACCCGAATGGTTTCCTCCATGACTGTATCTTTTGGGGGAGGGTTGGAACTTTCAGCTTCTGAGGACGAGGGCACTGCCTCAGTCTGCATTGGTTCCGCTTCAGCAGGTGCAGATTGGCTGGATTTGTCAGCTGCAGATGTTGATTTCTGACTAGAACCTTCTGCTTGATTTGGCTTATCTGAACTTGTTTCTTTGGTGGTAGCTTTAGGATCTTGTGTAGAAGCCAACTCTTCTGCTATCTCCTTTTGGAACTGACTTGAGGATGTACTAGAAGCAGGAGAAGGTGGTTCTTCAGGTTTTGATTGTGCTGCAGGAGAAGTTGGTTGGCGATTTGAGGCAGCAGACGATTGGCGATTTGGAGGAGGAGGTTGCCGAGTTCTACCACCTCCTGGTTGTGGctgtaattaataataacagttTTTTAGGAGAGGAGAAATGAGTTGTACCATAAAGTAAGGCAATAAGGAAGGAAAACATATATGGTCTAAATGTCTTATGGGATAAGAGCATAGGAAAATCCAAACAAATTCCACAGCAGTCAATTCACTTTCAGAGGATGcaacatataataaaaacaatataggGAAGAAGCAGTGTAGTAATAACTACGATTACTCTGAACTGACTATCATCATTTATCCATTTGATTTTCAGCAGGCTAtagatgcaaaatatatatatatatatatatatatataaagatttgaAATCAAATTCATTAACAACTACCGGAGTAGGGCGAGGCCTTGGTGTGGATTGTGAAGCAACATATTGCAGTATCTCAAATATTCTTGTCTGGCTATAGCTTGCAGCTCTTTGCCAATATAAAACCACAATATCTCCAGCCCTGGTCCTTAGTTCCAACAAATTCTGATCAATTTCATTCTCATGCTTTGCCAGGTATGGTCTAAAGAATGAATCATACACATATGTTGTTCCCTGAGACATATACATAGTTAAAACAAATCGAAAAACTTCACCAAAATTAAGGCCAACAAGCAACTAGACAAGCATTTTTATAATTCTACAAGATTGTAACCAAAGTCAGATATCATACCATCGTTCTAGGGTGCCACAGATAGACAAATAATAGCAACTTAGCTTCACTGTACATTGGAACCCTTCACAAAATATGAAAAACTATCAGATTGGAGGCATATCAAAGCAGAGATATAAGTCTCCCGACTCAAATAAGAAACCCATACCATGAAATAAAAGCATCACCAACTCTCTCACAAACTGTCAAAAATGCCACCAAAATCCtgtaaaaataagataaatacaATTGCTATCAAAAT includes the following:
- the LOC107435822 gene encoding transcription factor E2FC isoform X2, with protein sequence MAIKTSLSFPPSGSRCRCRCRRCSPSPPISSIWRPRLNKYPPHFFTLPSTASGIPQQSVSLFPQLDLNQANEIYENGAQFGGQSKEINNPVLEPEPCGSIMYNAKLKIPKSTKSEIQGSTGDSLKGLNQGVSGRYDSSLGLLTKKFISLIQEAEDGTLDLNHSANVLGVQKRRIYDITNVLEGIRLIEKTSKSHIRWKRSEASGLQRVDDRGAIQELQAEVEGLYAEEYRMDETIKEKQDLIRALAEDENFKKKLYLTAEDILTLPCFQDETVIAIKAPRTSYIEVPGPDQDNESSGEYKMIVRSHMGPIDLYLLSCVFCFSCMDIHMEIPLVRTTG
- the LOC107435822 gene encoding transcription factor E2FC isoform X1 — protein: MAIKTSLSFPPSGSRCRCRCRRCSPSPPISSIWRPRLNKYPPHFFTLPSTASGIPQQSVSLFPQLDLNQANEIYENGAQFGGQSKEINNPVLEPEPCGSIMYNAKLKIPKSTKSEIQGSTGDSLKGLNQGVSGRYDSSLGLLTKKFISLIQEAEDGTLDLNHSANVLGVQKRRIYDITNVLEGIRLIEKTSKSHIRWKRSEASGLQRVDDRGAIQELQAEVEGLYAEEYRMDETIKEKQDLIRALAEDENFKKKLYLTAEDILTLPCFQDETVIAIKAPRTSYIEVPGPDQDNESSGEYKMIVRSHMGPIDLYLLSCVFCFSCMDIHMVPILFNFSILVTFVFKFCQFDGLGMIMEPLS
- the LOC107435822 gene encoding transcription factor E2FC isoform X3, whose product is MAIKTSLSFPPSGSRCRCRCRRCSPSPPISSIWRPRLNKYPPHFFTLPSTASGIPQQSVSLFPQLDLNQANEIYENGAQFGGQSKEINNPVLEPEPCGSIMYNAKLKIPKSTKSEIQGSTGDSLKGLNQGVSGRYDSSLGLLTKKFISLIQEAEDGTLDLNHSANVLGVQKRRIYDITNVLEGIRLIEKTSKSHIRWKRSEASGLQRVDDRGAIQELQAEVEGLYAEEYRMDETIKEKQDLIRALAEDENFKKKLYLTAEDILTLPCFQDETVIAIKAPRTSYIEVPGPDQEIPLVRTTG
- the LOC107435831 gene encoding LOW QUALITY PROTEIN: HVA22-like protein i (The sequence of the model RefSeq protein was modified relative to this genomic sequence to represent the inferred CDS: inserted 2 bases in 1 codon), translating into MIGSFLTRGLAMVLGYAYPAYECYKTVEKNKPEIEQLRFWCQYWYVLHRLLFLSLLFLQMILIAIVFXSYFYRILVAFLTVCERVGDAFISWVPMYSEAKLLLFVYLWHPRTMGTTYVYDSFFRPYLAKHENEIDQNLLELRTRAGDIVVLYWQRAASYSQTRIFEILQYVASQSTPRPRPTPPQPGGGRTRQPPPPNRQSSAASNRQPTSPAAQSKPEEPPSPASSTSSSQFQKEIAEELASTQDPKATTKETSSDKPNQAEGSSQKSTSAADKSSQSAPAEAEPMQTEAVPSSSEAESSNPPPKDTVMEETIRVTRGRLRKTRSASNR